A segment of the Peptostreptococcaceae bacterium genome:
CATTACGCCTATGCTGGCGATATCTGTGCTTCTCTCCATCTGTGCCTCGGGAATGAGTTCCTCTACTACTACATAGATCATTGCTCCGGCGGCGAAGGAAAGGGCATATGGAAGTATTGGCCGCATGGCGATTACTGCCAAAGCACCTAAAACGCCGGATATGGGCTCAACCACTCCGGAAGCCTGGCCGTACATAAAAGCCTTATTCCTTGAAAGGCCTTCCCTCCTAAGGGGTATGGATACTGCGGCTCCCTCGGGGAAGTTCTGTATTCCTATTCCTATTCCAAGTGCAATGGCACCGGCCAAGGTAGCCGAGGGAAATCCCGCTGCTATTGCTCCGAACGCAACACCAACAGCCAGCCCCTCCGGGACATTGTGCAGGGTTATTGCAAGCACAAGAAGAACGCTCCTGTGCCAGCTTGTCTTTACGCCCTCGGCCTCTTCTGTAGGCAGGCCTATGTGAAGGTGAGGTAGAATGTTGTCGATTAAAAGAAGAAAGCCCCCTCCTGCGAGAAAGCCAACTGCCGCAGGTATCCACGGGGCTATTTGTCCGTCCGCCTCAACCATTTCGATGGCAGGTGCAAGGAGAGACCAATAGCTTGCTGCTATCATTACTCCTGCAGCAAATCCCAGCATTCCATTTAATACAACTCTATTAATTTCTTTGAAGAAAAAGACCATGGCAGATCCAAGCG
Coding sequences within it:
- a CDS encoding ZIP family metal transporter, which gives rise to MQWFYTLDPVWQALAATMFTWLMTALGSAMVFFFKEINRVVLNGMLGFAAGVMIAASYWSLLAPAIEMVEADGQIAPWIPAAVGFLAGGGFLLLIDNILPHLHIGLPTEEAEGVKTSWHRSVLLVLAITLHNVPEGLAVGVAFGAIAAGFPSATLAGAIALGIGIGIQNFPEGAAVSIPLRREGLSRNKAFMYGQASGVVEPISGVLGALAVIAMRPILPYALSFAAGAMIYVVVEELIPEAQMERSTDIASIGVMLGFAVMMVLDVALG